In one Balneolales bacterium ANBcel1 genomic region, the following are encoded:
- a CDS encoding DUF433 domain-containing protein has product MGKSRLDRITRNPDICHGKPVIRGLRYPVDTMLDLLASGMSIDQILEDYPDLERDDLLACLEYASKVARTKTSQKIAL; this is encoded by the coding sequence GATAGAATTACCAGGAACCCGGATATCTGCCACGGCAAACCTGTTATTCGTGGTTTACGCTATCCGGTCGACACCATGCTGGACCTTTTGGCTTCCGGAATGAGTATTGATCAAATTCTGGAAGACTATCCCGACCTGGAACGCGATGACCTATTAGCTTGCCTTGAGTACGCTTCTAAAGTTGCCAGAACTAAAACTTCTCAAAAAATTGCTCTGTGA
- a CDS encoding Arc family DNA-binding protein translates to MKPQLAWFIMPTNITIKGIPDEVYQKLKLQADKHHRSVNSEVIMTLKNSLQSRIHDPDILIDRARKLKKRAKGSLSIEEIQQAIDQDRP, encoded by the coding sequence ATGAAACCACAACTTGCCTGGTTCATTATGCCAACGAATATTACCATTAAGGGAATTCCCGACGAGGTTTATCAAAAGCTTAAGCTGCAAGCGGATAAACATCATCGCAGTGTGAACAGTGAGGTCATTATGACCCTGAAAAATTCTCTTCAAAGTAGAATACATGATCCGGACATCCTTATTGACAGAGCCCGAAAACTTAAAAAAAGAGCTAAGGGTTCTTTATCCATTGAAGAAATTCAACAAGCGATTGATCAGGATCGTCCATGA
- a CDS encoding type II toxin-antitoxin system VapC family toxin, whose translation MIVADTNLIASFWVPNNKEQLAYQSLKKDPEWIAPLLWVSEFRNVLSLCYRKKILDLSSIYQAIDEAEELMGTREFSINSKQVLTLMSESTCSAYDCEFVALASDFDIQLVTFDKKILSEFSAIAIHPDDFVAG comes from the coding sequence ATGATTGTTGCCGACACAAACCTGATAGCCAGTTTTTGGGTACCCAATAATAAGGAGCAATTGGCCTATCAAAGCCTCAAAAAGGATCCCGAGTGGATTGCACCTCTGCTGTGGGTTTCAGAGTTCAGAAATGTTCTTTCCCTCTGTTATCGTAAAAAAATCCTTGATTTATCTTCCATTTATCAGGCCATTGATGAAGCCGAAGAGCTCATGGGTACCAGAGAATTTTCAATCAATTCAAAACAGGTATTAACTCTGATGTCCGAGTCAACTTGTTCGGCCTATGATTGCGAATTTGTAGCCCTTGCATCTGATTTTGACATTCAACTCGTCACTTTTGATAAAAAAATTCTTTCTGAATTTTCTGCAATTGCGATTCATCCTGATGATTTCGTAGCCGGTTAA
- the crcB gene encoding fluoride efflux transporter CrcB yields the protein MRELLLVALGGAFGSVLRYLFSIGLPMVFDRSLLVTATMVVNILGCVIIGFLIQWMEARQLMDTGLRLLVIAGFLGGFTTFSAFGLEAVMLFKESVHNALWYIGLQLTLCIGGVWIGLAGCRWLLK from the coding sequence ATGCGAGAACTTCTTCTGGTCGCCCTGGGGGGCGCATTCGGATCCGTCTTACGCTATCTCTTCAGCATCGGCCTGCCGATGGTGTTCGACCGGTCACTACTGGTCACCGCCACCATGGTGGTAAACATCCTGGGTTGTGTGATTATCGGCTTCCTGATTCAATGGATGGAGGCCCGCCAGCTTATGGACACCGGCCTGCGCCTGCTTGTCATTGCAGGGTTCCTGGGTGGATTTACCACGTTTTCCGCATTCGGACTCGAAGCCGTAATGCTTTTTAAGGAATCCGTTCATAACGCTTTGTGGTACATCGGATTGCAACTTACCCTCTGTATCGGAGGCGTCTGGATCGGACTTGCAGGATGCCGATGGCTTCTGAAATAG